In Leptospira ellinghausenii, the following proteins share a genomic window:
- a CDS encoding FitA-like ribbon-helix-helix domain-containing protein, which yields MANLQVRDIDNRLYDSLKRRAELEHRSVSQEVVKIIENHLKRDDFESELRTIEFLKLTNSWHDDKTAKELITEIKSSRSKKNRTRITDELFD from the coding sequence ATGGCAAATTTACAAGTTAGAGATATAGACAACAGGCTCTATGATTCATTGAAAAGAAGGGCGGAATTAGAACATCGATCAGTTAGCCAAGAAGTTGTCAAAATCATTGAAAATCATTTGAAGAGAGATGACTTTGAAAGCGAGTTAAGAACGATTGAGTTTCTGAAACTGACTAATTCATGGCATGATGATAAAACCGCTAAAGAACTAATTACTGAAATTAAATCATCAAGATCAAAAAAGAATCGGACAAGGATAACAGATGAGCTATTTGATTGA
- a CDS encoding HepT-like ribonuclease domain-containing protein — MPRDIIVLIEDILKAIDEIFEFVNDITDLNQYRNDVLRKRAVERNLEIIGEVVKKIPDSIKFKNPDVEWRQIAGLRDFIAHGYFEIDDEIIWNTVQVHLKPFRERIKLIQNQV; from the coding sequence ATGCCGCGTGACATTATTGTTTTGATAGAGGATATCCTCAAAGCGATCGATGAAATTTTTGAATTTGTCAATGATATCACCGACTTAAATCAATACCGAAATGATGTGCTTCGAAAGAGGGCTGTAGAAAGGAATTTGGAAATTATAGGTGAAGTAGTCAAAAAAATTCCTGATTCGATTAAGTTCAAAAATCCAGACGTTGAATGGAGGCAAATTGCAGGATTACGGGATTTTATCGCTCATGGATATTTCGAAATTGATGATGAAATCATTTGGAATACAGTCCAAGTCCATTTAAAACCGTTTCGAGAACGTATCAAGTTGATTCAAAATCAGGTTTAG
- a CDS encoding type II toxin-antitoxin system VapC family toxin, with protein MSYLIDTDIIIYSLKGNQSVQKNLLERKNLSKAISVITYGELIFGAKKSKSREKNLATVYRIGELFPVIEITKGIVETFGEVKATLQKKGNIVDDFDLLIGSTALFLNYTLVTNNEKHFSMIPGLSIENWTK; from the coding sequence ATGAGCTATTTGATTGATACTGATATTATCATCTATAGTCTTAAGGGTAATCAAAGCGTTCAAAAAAACCTTCTCGAAAGAAAAAATCTTTCTAAAGCCATTTCAGTAATTACTTACGGCGAACTTATATTTGGTGCAAAGAAATCCAAAAGTAGAGAGAAAAATTTGGCTACAGTCTATAGAATTGGTGAACTATTTCCTGTTATTGAAATAACAAAAGGAATAGTGGAAACCTTTGGTGAGGTCAAAGCCACCCTTCAGAAAAAAGGCAATATTGTGGATGATTTTGATCTATTAATCGGATCCACTGCTCTCTTTTTAAATTACACTTTAGTAACTAACAATGAAAAACATTTCTCCATGATTCCTGGTTTAAGTATAGAAAATTGGACTAAGTAA
- a CDS encoding antitoxin, whose protein sequence is MKLKLTEEEKELELTFERNEWKPVYNQKHYLNQFKKAAKNTLAKDKRMNIRIAGKDIQLLKTKALEIGIPYQTLVSSILHQYVTGKLKEY, encoded by the coding sequence ATGAAACTGAAACTGACTGAGGAAGAAAAGGAATTAGAATTAACTTTCGAACGAAATGAATGGAAGCCTGTTTACAATCAAAAGCACTACTTAAATCAGTTTAAAAAAGCTGCCAAAAATACGTTAGCCAAAGATAAGAGAATGAATATTCGTATTGCTGGAAAAGACATTCAATTATTAAAAACAAAAGCCCTTGAAATAGGAATCCCCTATCAAACTTTAGTATCCAGTATTTTGCATCAATACGTGACGGGAAAACTAAAAGAATATTAG
- a CDS encoding sulfatase, whose protein sequence is MSSKFTRTSFDSIFPSFVLKLFLIFLLSLLCVCQKESVTPEKNLPAEEAGKQTRSKPNVIWIVIDSLRGDIIGHYNVTPNLDFFAKEGIQFDYHLVNAAWTRPSTLVFFTGKYASANPVNFWDYPTTKSEVEAFYRSEKKPLPKVLKEFQYNTVMVGNNPFLTDKFGLGVEVGFDSLYDFSNYSEDTKKITKKTMEVLEEVSSKENPFFLFLNYNDPHKPYTPPPGFTNRVKTNELLDERKLNYLGEVAFVDEELGKVFADLKAKNLWDNSLILITADHGEVMHASHAISPFTGTNTYYGHGQDLFLENIHVPLLIKLPHTEKQKTVKEMTRSIDLYPTILDYAELPIPKSIHGMSLRPIIEATETTKRTYYGETRFTQGYGEGKEFLLQRSYRFHELGKFWQGSVGNEFYLYFDSVKDPNQMNPIRINQMANIGELKLDAKLEKKIQRFWKQIRSMEPKLPLYHLWIRPNPLEKETEIQIKVQSGILRLAKFPNTVVVEEKGKLVNIHTKDSQPFQISFEVYPDVSFPEFQVWFGKRQVPKSDIHVGYFGVSMSACTKDCDLLYESQSIRPIIHPETKVHFWKEGGQKKSYESKQELGTDALDILKKQGYVQ, encoded by the coding sequence TTGAGCTCAAAATTCACTCGTACTTCTTTTGATTCCATTTTTCCTTCTTTTGTTTTAAAACTTTTTTTAATTTTCCTACTTTCCCTGCTTTGTGTCTGTCAAAAAGAATCTGTCACACCAGAAAAAAACCTTCCGGCCGAAGAAGCTGGGAAACAAACACGTTCAAAACCCAATGTCATTTGGATTGTGATTGATAGCCTTCGGGGTGATATCATAGGGCATTACAATGTGACACCTAACTTAGATTTTTTTGCAAAAGAAGGAATTCAATTTGATTACCACCTTGTGAATGCTGCCTGGACAAGACCCTCAACCTTAGTGTTTTTTACTGGAAAATATGCCTCTGCCAACCCAGTGAATTTTTGGGATTACCCGACTACCAAATCCGAAGTAGAAGCCTTTTATCGTTCCGAGAAAAAACCATTGCCCAAGGTGTTAAAAGAATTTCAATACAATACGGTGATGGTTGGGAATAATCCGTTTTTGACCGATAAATTTGGGTTAGGTGTGGAAGTTGGGTTTGATTCCTTATATGATTTTTCGAACTACAGTGAAGACACAAAAAAGATAACCAAAAAAACTATGGAAGTATTGGAAGAAGTTTCCTCCAAAGAAAACCCTTTCTTTTTATTTTTAAATTACAATGACCCTCACAAACCTTATACACCTCCACCTGGATTTACCAATCGTGTCAAAACAAACGAATTACTCGACGAACGAAAGTTAAACTATTTGGGGGAAGTTGCCTTTGTAGATGAAGAGTTGGGTAAGGTATTTGCCGATCTCAAAGCAAAAAACCTTTGGGACAACTCACTGATTCTCATCACAGCCGATCATGGAGAAGTGATGCATGCCTCTCACGCTATCTCTCCCTTTACTGGAACCAATACCTATTATGGCCATGGACAAGATTTGTTTTTAGAGAATATCCATGTTCCACTGCTCATCAAACTTCCACATACAGAAAAACAAAAAACAGTGAAGGAGATGACAAGGTCCATTGATTTGTACCCGACGATCTTGGATTATGCGGAACTTCCCATTCCCAAATCCATCCATGGTATGTCACTTCGTCCAATCATCGAAGCGACAGAGACCACCAAACGAACCTACTATGGGGAAACTCGGTTTACGCAAGGGTATGGGGAAGGGAAGGAATTTTTATTACAAAGGTCTTACCGGTTCCATGAATTGGGGAAATTTTGGCAAGGTTCAGTGGGAAATGAATTTTATTTGTACTTCGACTCTGTAAAAGATCCGAACCAAATGAATCCAATTCGCATCAACCAAATGGCAAATATCGGTGAACTTAAGTTAGATGCAAAATTAGAAAAAAAAATCCAAAGGTTTTGGAAACAAATTCGATCCATGGAACCAAAACTACCGTTGTACCACCTTTGGATTCGACCAAACCCACTGGAAAAAGAAACGGAGATCCAAATCAAGGTGCAAAGTGGGATCCTTCGTTTGGCAAAATTCCCAAACACTGTGGTTGTAGAAGAGAAGGGAAAACTAGTTAACATACATACCAAAGATTCACAACCATTCCAAATCAGTTTTGAAGTGTATCCTGATGTGAGTTTTCCGGAGTTCCAAGTTTGGTTCGGGAAGAGGCAAGTCCCCAAATCAGACATTCATGTAGGGTATTTTGGTGTGTCTATGTCGGCTTGTACAAAAGACTGTGATCTGTTATACGAATCACAATCCATTCGTCCCATCATTCATCCCGAAACCAAGGTTCATTTTTGGAAAGAAGGTGGGCAAAAAAAATCATACGAAAGTAAACAAGAGTTAGGAACAGATGCTTTGGATATCTTAAAAAAACAAGGGTATGTTCAATAG
- the len gene encoding Len family endostatin-like outer membrane lipoprotein produces MVFLVFASAFLSACNTSKDSNDDTTLLALLLAQSTSAPCSTRCHIFLTSTIRSGLIGSGGIVGADAVCNGDLNRVRGKTYKAMVSVPGVREVLGNPIGTLTYTDWVLKANTFYSNSTDTSNTTGSTTTSNRIFRDSNTTMQMNFALGDNGTRFWTGITITGGNLVNSSDNCTNWTISNAGINGVTGVVGTSTTSLVEVTTDTCNIAKKIVCVEQ; encoded by the coding sequence TTGGTATTCCTTGTTTTTGCTAGTGCTTTCCTAAGCGCTTGCAACACTTCTAAAGATAGTAACGACGACACAACCTTACTCGCCCTCCTCCTCGCACAATCCACCTCCGCTCCTTGTTCCACAAGGTGTCATATATTTTTAACTAGCACTATAAGAAGTGGATTAATTGGAAGTGGTGGAATTGTTGGTGCAGATGCAGTTTGTAATGGAGATTTAAATCGAGTTAGAGGAAAAACATATAAAGCGATGGTTTCTGTTCCAGGTGTAAGAGAAGTTTTAGGCAATCCTATTGGAACATTGACTTATACAGATTGGGTGTTAAAAGCGAATACCTTTTATTCCAATAGCACTGACACTTCGAATACAACTGGTTCCACAACAACTTCCAACAGAATCTTTCGTGATTCCAACACTACGATGCAAATGAATTTTGCACTCGGTGATAACGGGACTCGTTTTTGGACAGGGATCACCATTACCGGAGGAAACTTAGTAAATAGTAGTGATAACTGCACAAACTGGACGATCTCAAATGCTGGAATCAATGGAGTCACTGGTGTAGTCGGTACGAGTACCACATCGCTTGTAGAAGTAACAACTGACACATGTAATATTGCGAAGAAAATTGTTTGTGTAGAGCAGTAG
- a CDS encoding nucleotidyltransferase family protein: MFPLSKNQILTQLKDDKAILSHFGVAQIGLFGSFVRDESNENSDIDILVEFLPEQKTFRNYMDLKIYLEDSFHRKIDLVIKDSLKVRIKDQILSEAVYAA; this comes from the coding sequence ATGTTTCCCTTATCAAAGAACCAAATTCTCACTCAGTTGAAAGACGACAAAGCGATATTGAGTCACTTTGGAGTGGCTCAGATTGGACTTTTTGGATCTTTTGTTCGAGACGAATCGAATGAAAATAGTGACATAGATATCCTCGTAGAATTTTTACCAGAACAGAAAACCTTTAGAAATTATATGGATTTGAAAATCTACTTAGAAGATAGTTTTCATAGAAAGATAGATTTGGTGATTAAGGATTCTCTGAAAGTTCGGATTAAGGATCAAATTTTAAGTGAAGCAGTATATGCCGCGTGA
- a CDS encoding HepT-like ribonuclease domain-containing protein, which produces MIHITDLNQYQNDVLRKRAVERNLEIIGEVVKKIPDSIKIENPEIEWRQIVGLRDCIAHGYFEIDDEIIWNTVQVHLKPFRERIKLIQNQV; this is translated from the coding sequence ATGATTCATATCACCGACTTAAATCAATACCAAAATGATGTGCTTCGAAAGAGGGCTGTAGAAAGGAATTTGGAAATCATAGGTGAAGTAGTCAAAAAAATTCCTGATTCGATTAAAATCGAAAATCCAGAAATTGAATGGAGACAAATTGTTGGATTACGAGATTGTATCGCTCATGGTTATTTTGAAATTGATGATGAAATCATTTGGAATACAGTCCAAGTCCATTTAAAACCGTTTCGAGAACGTATCAAGTTGATTCAAAATCAGGTTTAG
- the len gene encoding Len family endostatin-like outer membrane lipoprotein: MVFLVFASAFLSACNTSKESNEDTTLLALLLAQSASAPCSTRCHIFLSANTPRGFIGAGGIVGADAVCNGDLNKVSGKTYKAMVSIPGVREALGNPTGTMTYTDWVLKANTFYSNSTNTSNTTGSTTTSNRIFRDSNTTMQMNFALGDNGTRFWTGMTITGGNLANDVNCTNWTSSNVGVSGVTGVVGASTTTLVETTTDTCNIAKKIVCVEQ, encoded by the coding sequence TTGGTATTCCTTGTTTTTGCTAGTGCTTTCCTAAGCGCTTGCAACACTTCTAAAGAGAGTAACGAAGACACAACCTTACTCGCCCTCCTCCTCGCACAATCTGCCTCCGCTCCTTGTTCTACAAGGTGTCATATATTTTTGTCCGCAAATACTCCTCGAGGGTTTATTGGAGCCGGGGGAATTGTTGGTGCTGATGCAGTTTGCAATGGTGACCTAAATAAGGTTAGTGGTAAAACATACAAAGCAATGGTATCAATACCTGGCGTTAGGGAAGCACTAGGCAATCCTACAGGCACTATGACTTATACAGATTGGGTATTAAAGGCGAACACTTTCTACTCTAACAGCACAAATACATCCAATACAACTGGTTCCACAACAACATCCAACAGAATCTTTCGCGATTCCAACACTACTATGCAAATGAATTTTGCGCTCGGTGATAACGGGACTCGTTTTTGGACAGGAATGACAATTACTGGCGGAAACCTTGCCAATGACGTAAATTGTACCAATTGGACAAGTTCCAATGTGGGAGTAAGTGGTGTCACAGGAGTGGTCGGTGCAAGTACAACAACTTTGGTTGAAACAACAACTGACACATGTAATATTGCGAAGAAAATTGTTTGTGTAGAGCAGTAG
- a CDS encoding NADase-type glycan-binding domain-containing protein, translated as MKVKILTLMIFPLFILFARDRKFDQLYEKVNIENIPIASSFLLEKGKSKKEYSGEKINDRNYDTAWCVSKNQGIGESIYLSFPNDFSYGTYDNLAINDFPISFALFNGFSKTEDLFFANNRVKRILIEFTEIPYSFATGDFTLKGDINLHGEPILNSIHEFSLIDSKELQKIKFKIKPKQKNQEGYQMGILAKMTILEIYPGTKYKDTCITEAGLFAGIEKYEKK; from the coding sequence ATGAAAGTTAAAATCCTCACCCTTATGATATTCCCCCTCTTTATTCTTTTTGCAAGAGATCGTAAATTTGATCAATTGTATGAAAAAGTGAATATAGAAAATATTCCTATTGCCAGTTCTTTTTTGTTAGAGAAAGGAAAATCTAAAAAAGAATACTCTGGTGAAAAAATCAATGATCGTAATTATGATACTGCTTGGTGTGTGTCAAAAAACCAAGGGATCGGAGAATCTATTTATCTATCCTTTCCAAACGACTTTTCTTATGGAACTTATGATAATCTGGCTATAAATGATTTTCCCATTTCATTTGCATTGTTTAATGGTTTTTCCAAAACAGAAGATTTATTTTTTGCAAATAATAGAGTGAAGAGAATCCTAATAGAGTTTACGGAAATTCCATACAGTTTTGCCACTGGTGACTTTACATTAAAAGGGGATATTAACTTACACGGTGAGCCAATCCTAAATAGCATTCATGAGTTTTCACTTATTGATTCAAAAGAATTACAAAAAATTAAATTTAAGATTAAGCCTAAACAAAAAAATCAAGAAGGTTATCAAATGGGAATTTTAGCAAAAATGACTATTCTCGAAATCTATCCAGGAACGAAGTATAAAGATACGTGTATTACGGAGGCAGGTCTTTTTGCTGGTATTGAAAAGTATGAGAAAAAATAA
- a CDS encoding DMT family transporter, producing MQFQVILFFCIAVFFNALANILIKTSSMQDKQVTPGEGFWNLVFTVFNPYFIAGLASFGLALLGYRYVLGKGLKLSLAYPVFTSSGFIIVLIASSIFFKERLNFTQWLGISFILVGVWLTALQMFDVNS from the coding sequence ATGCAATTCCAAGTCATCCTCTTCTTCTGTATAGCTGTATTCTTCAATGCATTGGCGAATATTTTAATCAAAACATCTTCTATGCAAGACAAACAAGTCACACCAGGAGAAGGGTTTTGGAATCTTGTGTTTACTGTATTTAATCCTTATTTTATTGCAGGCCTTGCGAGTTTCGGATTGGCATTGTTAGGTTATCGTTATGTTTTGGGTAAGGGATTGAAATTATCTTTGGCATATCCCGTTTTTACTTCGAGTGGGTTTATCATTGTTCTCATTGCATCTTCAATTTTTTTCAAAGAGAGACTTAATTTTACACAATGGCTTGGGATTTCTTTTATTTTAGTGGGTGTATGGCTTACCGCCTTGCAGATGTTTGACGTTAACTCTTGA
- a CDS encoding toxin, producing the protein MIFDWDQEKNKFLASQRNISFERIVIEIEAGAVLGILEYPNSEKYPNQLILMVNIDDYAWVVPVIKTKNSFFLKSAYPSRKQTKHYLKKENLHETETD; encoded by the coding sequence GTGATTTTTGACTGGGACCAAGAGAAAAATAAATTCCTCGCATCACAACGAAATATTTCCTTTGAAAGGATCGTTATCGAAATAGAAGCGGGAGCAGTACTTGGCATATTGGAATATCCAAATAGTGAAAAATATCCGAACCAACTCATACTGATGGTGAATATAGATGATTATGCTTGGGTAGTTCCTGTCATTAAAACGAAAAATTCGTTCTTTCTAAAATCAGCATATCCTTCGAGAAAACAAACAAAACACTATTTAAAAAAGGAGAACCTTCATGAAACTGAAACTGACTGA
- a CDS encoding alpha/beta fold hydrolase, with product MKSKTLPYKNWECAYLDSETPGPALVFCHANGYSSGCYQFYFERLKKHYRVIAPDFIGHGRSAFTLDFHNWNVFRDQILSLLDHESVNETTIIGHSLGGASSLLAAKKEPERFTKVLAMDPVILGWKLILLSKFLENPLAKGAKKRRTHFKSIELVRRSFRKFPAFANFEPSIFEDYLNSCFVPTGNEDEVKLCCDPRVEAKIFGHAHFHVFKNFYGIKTENHIAIPERYEVCSPKYANLLTKVHPKSDVTIFPGFTHFFPFERPEETWNWMQRCLDMKED from the coding sequence ATGAAATCAAAAACCTTACCATACAAAAATTGGGAATGTGCTTATTTAGATTCGGAGACACCCGGGCCTGCCCTAGTTTTTTGTCATGCCAATGGCTATAGTTCTGGTTGTTACCAATTTTATTTTGAAAGATTAAAAAAACACTACCGAGTGATTGCACCCGACTTCATTGGGCATGGTCGTTCTGCCTTCACTTTGGACTTCCATAATTGGAATGTCTTCCGGGACCAAATCCTTTCCCTCCTCGACCATGAATCGGTGAACGAAACAACAATCATCGGCCATTCCCTTGGTGGAGCTTCTTCCCTACTCGCAGCGAAAAAAGAACCCGAACGATTTACAAAAGTATTAGCAATGGATCCAGTCATCCTTGGTTGGAAACTCATTTTACTTTCTAAATTTTTAGAAAACCCACTCGCAAAAGGTGCCAAAAAAAGAAGGACTCATTTCAAATCCATAGAGCTTGTTAGGCGGTCATTCCGAAAGTTCCCAGCCTTTGCCAATTTTGAACCTTCTATCTTCGAAGATTATCTCAATTCTTGTTTTGTACCAACTGGCAACGAAGACGAAGTCAAACTCTGTTGTGACCCAAGAGTCGAAGCCAAAATTTTTGGCCACGCCCATTTCCATGTCTTCAAAAACTTCTATGGCATCAAAACGGAAAACCACATCGCCATTCCTGAAAGGTACGAAGTCTGTAGTCCTAAGTATGCCAACCTACTCACAAAAGTACACCCCAAGTCGGATGTGACCATCTTCCCTGGTTTCACCCATTTTTTCCCCTTTGAACGCCCGGAAGAAACATGGAATTGGATGCAACGATGTTTGGATATGAAAGAAGATTAA